The following nucleotide sequence is from Trifolium pratense cultivar HEN17-A07 linkage group LG2, ARS_RC_1.1, whole genome shotgun sequence.
ACATATGATATGCTTATGGTTAGAGGTTGCAGTATGACTTCAATGTGTTCCATCTGTCACTCTTAAACTTACcgttaaattaatttttttaattttagcaatttttatcaaatagtcaTTGTTTTAAATTAAGTCGTTGACATGTCATTTAAATTGTGTAATATTATTGTTCACGTGACAAACAAGTCATTTAAATTGTGTAATATTATTGTTCACATAATAGTTAACACTTCACATCAACGCATTTATCCCCTAAAGCAACAAAAAGAACTTTTTGCCCTCAACACAAGTTgcctaaaataccaaaataaactTTTATCTACCATATGacaaaatttgtttaaattttgtaaTGTAATATTCTGTATGTACTTAAATTTTGCAGTCAAACGAACCCACACAATATTAAATTAGAGATTAAACATGGCAACTGATACTACATAACCTTGGTAATTAGGTCTCTGATATATGAGAAATTTTAATACAGTATACTTTACAGTTCCTTTATCACCAAGAGTTATAGTATGTATAATGTACTAATCATATATACAAGTAATTGAATCCTAAACTATGGATTAAACAGATGGCCTTCCATCATAACTTTGGGTTATATATGTAACATTTCATGTCATGGAAAAAACTGCTGGTTGAGGATACGAATGTTAACATGATTTGCTCCATGACATATCCAGACAACCGATCTTTGCCATTTGATAGCTCTCAAACTAGGCCATCTATCCGATCAAGGATAATGCATTAATCGGTGTCTCTAAAATATCTTTGAAAACATTCATCATCTTTGCAATAGTTgcaaataattttgtaaacttCAATCAAGAGCCTTGGAAATCGACTTGCAAAGTAGTCATTGAATCCTTCCGGAACAAGTCCTATCAGTTCCTAATAAGCCAGCAAGAAAGAATTTATGAGCCACGCATGTCTATGATATGTTCTTAGAGGATTATAATATATGTTAATAAAGATGCATTTTGATTtcgtatatgaaaatatatcaCCAGCAAATCAAATAAGGATCATCCACAGGAAATTCATATGATTGTTAAATGTTCAAATGTTGCAAGGTAAAATCATTACTGAACGATTAGTCCtagaaaaaaattggatttaacTTATTAGACAAGCCTAACCCTTGACcagataaaaaaagaaaagaaagatgcAAAAATGATGGTCCAAGAAGAAACCTGAATTTCTAGAGGCAATTCCCTATAATGATTTAGCTTGTTTCTCATGACCCTCAACAAGTCTCGGACACTGTCAAATTTATATCGCCTGTAACGACCAATGTTGGCAAGGAAAGCTGGTTCCATCTTTTCATCCCATTTTCCACCTAAAGCCACTGGAGCAGTGCTCTCTAATACATTCAAAAGAACAGAATTGATCTCTCTATCTTCAAGTTCCACCCTGTCACTAACGTCACGAAGAAATGAAAGTTTCATCTCGGAACTCCAAAATAGAGGATGGTGCAATACTTCAATCGCCTTTGGCCTGACAGTTAAATGAAATAATTTCTTAAGTGAAAGTGTTGCTTCTAAACTAGACAAAACAATGACACTTCACACTTGAATCCATCATTTATACTACATATCATGATATCAATCAAGTCATGTCAAAATGCCAACTATTAACGAAGGTATGAGAGAATATAATTCAAATCTTCTGCGAATCACATTGAATGAGAATGGCATACCTTAAATCAGGGTCAGGGTTTAATAAAGAAGAAATAAGATCCTCAGCTTCAGGGAAGAACTCCACTAAGAAAagatcttttttatttttaacaatgtTGAAATCACGCTCAAGACGTTCTCCAAATGGATGTCTTCCTGCTGTCATACAGAAAAAGAGGACACAACCTAAACTAAACAAATCTACAGCCCGTGTTTGACGTCCCTGTGGAACAAGCTGCTCCGGCGCTTGCCAACCTGAACTTCCACAGCCTGCAATTAAGTCATAAAACAATTAAGTCATAAAACATTATTGTAAGAGTTAGAATAATGAAATAATTAGTTAAGCTACATAGACTGACATGTGAGATTAGACAAAGACAATAAGTGCACGTTATAATTAGCATATTTAGTGTTCACAGAAGAATGCACAATTTATGGCTGAAGAACTTCTAACCATATGCAcggaaaatatataatatatttcttatataaattatttataattatatatctaAATCTATACTAATTCATGTCATTCAACTAGAGATCCATTAGTTTGACGAGTGACCCACAAACCTAGTACCTCTACTATCAAGTCAACAACGGGTCCAATTTTAGCTAATTAGTGATAGTGAATGCTAAAAGCACACATGTTTTGTACATACCGGTAGAAGTATGACCTAAAGAAGACATATCTTCAGGAAGTTGTTTACTAATCCCCATATCAGAAAGCTTGGCACATAATGATTTTTCCTTGATTATCAAAACATTTTGGGGTTTCAAATCCCGATGTATTATTCCTAGTTCATGCAAATGAGCAAGCCCAGAAACCACTTCCCTGGGTTGAAATATAAAAGCAAACGTCAACGTAAtgccaataaataaatatgtgtGCATGTATGAATTAAACACGGAGAAGGTGGACATTCATGTTCTATCACTATATGAAGAGAACTATCAACCTTCGATACTTGGCTTATATGTAGGAGTTTTAAAATGGAAACAACACAGGACCCTACCCTAGTGCACTCCTCCTAACATTCACTTTTGTTCACTTACTAACCTCATAAGCTTTAGTAAAAGAGGAGATGGATAACCATTTGTTTTCCAAAGACACTGCATATCATCCCTATATGTTTCTATCTGGGCctttttgaaaaattcataAGCTGGATTCTTGCTTAACACTGAATTCTCTGGCATATCTGAATAAGCAGTTATCAAATCATCCAAGTTGAACGCACAACGCTCCAGAGCAAGGTAAACAAAATCGTGATCAGATTCCACACCATACCATCGAACAATATTTGGATGCCGGTCGGAAGCAATGAGATTTTGGATTTCTTTATGAGCTTTATCATGATGAGCCGTAACAAGACGTTTGACAGCAACTGCCCGACCTTCATATATACCCTCAAAGACAATGGTACCATTACTTCCCTTTGCAATTTGTTCATTTGATACAATCAGCTTCCCAATCATGCGCCCATTAACTTTATTATAGTGTAACCGTGCTTCATTTTCTGCTTCCTTATGTATTCGTATATTCTCCTCAATTGAAGATAAATTATTACCCTGTTTGTCAACGATGACATTGTTTTTTCCTGACTTACGTGCTCTCTTTTTCTTAGGAAGCGAGCTTTTCAAATCCAAGTCACTGATTCGGACCTTTGATGTAACTCTATTTGTAAAACGATTAAGGTACAACCTCCTCCAAAGAAATACCACAAATATTACGACCAATGATGATATTGACAATCCAATTCCCCAGCTCAAATCAACTTCCCTTGGTGCAGTGATCTCCCTAGGAGGCTGAGGGAGCACAACTGCATTATGATTACTATCATAGAAGCTGATTTTTGGCAGCAAAGAATTTGGCCCAGACCCAGGAAGCATCATATTACCATCATGACCGGGGAGGAATCCCGGGAGGAATCTATCACTATTAGGTTGTGG
It contains:
- the LOC123907424 gene encoding serine/threonine-protein kinase/endoribonuclease IRE1a-like, whose product is MKLYVSIFFFFFAVFIIFFAYISTSQSQQLSLLHNQIGFSPSSLVLPPSPSPSGSNSLDIKPATALVAALDGTVYLVESSSGRVIWSFSSGSPIYHSSANTPSSGLIECGDDWELIFHDTHFGKTRLKESVADYVAVTPIVSKDGAVILGSKRSTVFEVDAKTGKLLRSYSASDFHNASTTAVWSGDKDSKNVTNGFGANNKELADPANLNIPQFLLQIVRTDYFLQSVGPGSGIVLWTMSVAEFEAVLFCQHNGSPILGASLDAEGEYASDVDSGLDFAMPYACQDRKLREVYRQRKNFLFEPAKIERLSDVGAYQENGMLPMPASKLMLPPQPNSDRFLPGFLPGHDGNMMLPGSGPNSLLPKISFYDSNHNAVVLPQPPREITAPREVDLSWGIGLSISSLVVIFVVFLWRRLYLNRFTNRVTSKVRISDLDLKSSLPKKKRARKSGKNNVIVDKQGNNLSSIEENIRIHKEAENEARLHYNKVNGRMIGKLIVSNEQIAKGSNGTIVFEGIYEGRAVAVKRLVTAHHDKAHKEIQNLIASDRHPNIVRWYGVESDHDFVYLALERCAFNLDDLITAYSDMPENSVLSKNPAYEFFKKAQIETYRDDMQCLWKTNGYPSPLLLKLMREVVSGLAHLHELGIIHRDLKPQNVLIIKEKSLCAKLSDMGISKQLPEDMSSLGHTSTGCGSSGWQAPEQLVPQGRQTRAVDLFSLGCVLFFCMTAGRHPFGERLERDFNIVKNKKDLFLVEFFPEAEDLISSLLNPDPDLRPKAIEVLHHPLFWSSEMKLSFLRDVSDRVELEDREINSVLLNVLESTAPVALGGKWDEKMEPAFLANIGRYRRYKFDSVRDLLRVMRNKLNHYRELPLEIQELIGLVPEGFNDYFASRFPRLLIEVYKIICNYCKDDECFQRYFRDTD